The following are encoded together in the Pectinophora gossypiella chromosome 14, ilPecGoss1.1, whole genome shotgun sequence genome:
- the LOC126372433 gene encoding uncharacterized protein LOC126372433 isoform X2, with protein sequence MRTNIHIQLYIKPGSYFQAVNSPPLPHRDLSTSSTAYRPYNDEYASIQRRVDRPVQPEPDPKKEKKWSIGKLFRRKKKEDETASSSETDEGVSTRSPSKRKAKKKKRTPAVNNFDHIVIRDTRRAQSLAKPNVRELADDGVLSDPSAGFINYRAKNPELYKESKESLSLRDDFTTSKTRSGLETPSKKTRKGRLKARVEALRNSMRAESSSDEESLKSSNSSSMVRFRSDDSLMRSRDSSLNKRSRSARNERYIKRLSRDEENQLNKEAELLQQGYTKAEVEMLTRTPTSQSSGYGTCKREQPNKIKQEQIYPADANRRPMKSESISSFPSTQSYPSSINFNAKVNNEHINYSIQYPNSNTNREPLYANNNRERSVSHSYENPDSVMCVKFPLGNVTNIKREEKAPPVPPPRDMQRKVATPISMYYENNPLVADRIGSNQNIVHGVPNNDFERVMRRSQDRSLSHGLNGLRRPISNSEDHIAMQNNEYMQNFQYKSEQPRRPASVSAEPNHYGLYANTPPWRKKYEQPAIVKPEPVQSRQDFLYFADQSPRSRRPISIKPSQNGYDNQYLSDSQASLTMTENVYRRPRNASDFWKKLDDAERQRRQQHIFANTRSNSDYSSNTQLHRPAYFDQNKSQNRIENTDIQNKNKINFGSKSLDTTDGAKMWKATTEYKRSVTVEPPKTVTSPNSKTHTRHKSDTFIPSTYQMPSDDEKSSERRKSTNLDDALNELEAIYNSLGLGDEDLLDRAERRELMTPKFNDHFNDWNGNDDEVQLRSQPTTPLRRVPRRSTLPDKLQDDMAFRRMNSLPKDKPNYKEAQAQISYMLASPIYVPYASDDDAHSLRNEPDVVHDDVVYRNIKQTNNRLKTLDPEPPFGIPRGPVSPAPHSDYLHATPENKGRSRFIPRRSPDLVSDDLAYRSLRKDNRNSGLFNGEEYNGHINNNHSYSEFPFSKDSPSNIKKKRAVRSLSANIFTMIQKEIDDALNMSKMATLQKTHSNSDVMKRLRETFEKNDNDQDNHYPRNKVKQRHNTVSLFVNNTHAPTHHFAKDDSFIHSDDKYLGKPPSCDKSKSSSPSNRSPQASKRSSKDEFQQVLSMLAQEAMDTSNKLGVALAELDKNRNNTEKKSDVQSRITDSRLNFLNGLTNKSYEESMPEIKHVKVHSEVISEAKPQNPVNNIEEQSKAQKTEDSLLAISDQLHKVEDQLKHSFEKELNFDDESLRLSSYIAKAEEELKAQESVAVTDSKLIPDVVPLKIQNDSIKVENVNTTENKVQMEPVLPKYNSLNPFLNSDDKIKEINEINAFKELKDGISDLIAGISQVNDKLFVPKTSKPESEKANPGKITGITEASEKLSQVTQIDSKQEVPCRASVNLSIYEDDLEIKKDAADSTEYNSSEELATIFKLDGPMKRPAAITESQDEPVNAVRDDLSSPKLVKSMNQQLRRLSVDHGDECAPSQSSLPTNVVPWRTKRQSHNSQKENRDNNTQSKRSWHDPGTLMLACSYTLMFSQHLADLDWLTLLGLLLAMVTIVAMLII encoded by the exons ATGAGAACGAATATACACATTCAGTTATACATTAAACCAGGCAGTTATTTCCAG GCTGTCAACTCCCCACCTCTGCCCCACCGGGACCTCTCCACGAGCTCCACAGCGTACCGTCCATACAACGACGAGTATGCTTCCATACAACGCCGCGTGGACCGCCCGGTTCAACCAGAACCTGACCCCAAAAAAGAGAAGAAGTGGTCAATCGGCAAACTCTTCaggagaaaaaagaaagaagatgaAACAGCTTCTTCGTCAGAAACGGATGAAGGCGTCAGCACCCGATCGCCATCTAAAAGAAAGGCTAAGAAAAAGAAGCGTACTCCAGCAGTCAACAACTTTGACCACATAGTGATCAGAGATACACGACGAGCGCAAAGTCTAGCAAAGCCTAACGTTCGTGAACTAGCCGATGATGGTGTTCTATCAGATCCGTCAGCAGGTTTCATCAACTACAGAGCAAAAAATCCAGAGCTCTACAAAGAGTCAAAAGAATCCCTAAGTCTAAGAGATGATTTCACGACGAGTAAGACCCGAAGTGGCTTAGAGACCCCTTCTAAGAAAACTAGAAAAGGACGATTGAAAGCTAGAGTGGAAGCCTTAAGAAACAGTATGCGAGCTGAATCGAGTAGTGATGAAGAGTCATTGAAGTCATCAAATTCGTCGTCTATGGTGCGCTTCAGAAGTGACGACTCCTTGATGAGATCGCGAGACAGTTCGCTTAACAAAAGATCTCGAAGTGCTCGAAATGAAAGATATATCAAGAGGTTGTCTCGCGATGAAGAAAACCAACTGAACAAAGAAGCCGAGCTCTTACAGCAAGGCTACACGAAAGCTGAAGTAGAAATGCTGACGAGAACACCAACAAGTCAAAGCAGCGGCTACGGAACTTGTAAAAGGGAACAACCGAATAAAATCAAACAAGAACAGATATACCCCGCCGATGCCAACCGACGTCCAATGAAATCGGAATCTATATCATCATTCCCATCAACCCAAAGTTACCCTTCATCTATTAACTTCAACGCTAAAGTTAACAACGAGCATATTAACTATTCCATTCAATACCCGAACAGTAACACGAACAGGGAACCGCTTTACGCAAATAACAACAGGGAGAGAAGTGTCAGTCACTCGTATGAAAACCCTGACAGCGTGATGTGCGTCAAGTTTCCTTTAGGCAATGTCACAAATATAAAGAGAGAAGAAAAAGCCCCGCCAGTGCCACCTCCTCGTGACATGCAAAGAAAGGTCGCCACCCCTATATCGATGTATTACGAGAATAATCCCTTGGTAGCCGACCGAATCGGCAGCAACCAGAATATAGTGCATGGTGTACCTAACAATGACTTTGAAAGAGTCATGAGACGAAGTCAGGATAGATCACTAAGTCACGGACTTAATGGTTTACGACGACCAATATCGAACTCCGAAGATCATATTGCAATGCAGAACAACGAGTACATGCAAAATTTTCAATATAAAAGTGAACAGCCTCGAAGACCAGCCTCAGTATCAGCTGAGCCAAATCACTACGGTCTATATGCCAATACTCCACCATGGAGAAAGAAGTATGAGCAGCCTGCAATCGTCAAACCAGAACCTGTCCAATCAAGACAGGATTTCCTATACTTCGCTGATCAAAGCCCTAGATCACGAAGACCTATAAGCATTAAACCTAGTCAAAATGGATACGACAATCAATATTTAAGTGACTCCCAAGCATCTCTTACCATGACTGAAAATGTTTACAGAAGACCAAGAAATGCCTCAGATTTTTGGAAAAAATTAGACGATGCCGAAAGACAAAGAAGACAGCAACATATTTTTGCTAACACTAGAAGTAACAGTGATTATTCAAGTAATACCCAATTGCATCGCCCAGCCTATTTTGATcaaaacaaaagtcaaaatagaaTTGAGAACACTGACATACAAAACaagaacaaaattaatttcgGCTCGAAATCTTTAGACACTACAGATGGTGCTAAAATGTGGAAAGCCACAACGGAGTATAAAAGATCAGTTACAGTTGAACCACCTAAAACAGTTACATCACCCAATTCTAAAACTCATACCCGACATAAATCTGATACCTTTATACCCAGTACTTACCAAATGCCTTCGGATGACGAAAAAAGCTCGGAAAGGCGAAAGTCTACCAATCTCGACGATGCTCTCAATGAATTGGAGGCAATTTACAACAGTTTAGGATTAGGTGACGAAGATTTATTGGATAGAGCCGAACGTCGAGAATTGATGACTCCGAAATTTAACGACCATTTCAATGATTGGAATGGAAACGATGACGAAGTACAGTTGAGAAGTCAACCCACAACACCACTGAGGCGTGTACCTAGAAGATCAACTTTGCCAGATAAATTGCAAGATGACATGGCATTCCGCAGAATGAACTCTTTGCCAAAAGATAAGCCAAATTACAAGGAAGCTCAAGCACAAATAAGTTACATGTTGGCTTCCCCTATATATGTACCATACGCATCCGATGATGATGCACACTCTTTACGAAATGAACCTGATGTTGTTCATGATGATGTGGTATACAGAAATATTAAGCAAACAAATAACAGGTTAAAAACCTTAGACCCTGAACCACCTTTTGGTATACCTCGGGGACCAGTTTCACCAGCCCCCCATAGTGACTACTTACATGCTACACCTGAAAACAAAGGACGATCACGATTTATACCAAGGAGATCACCAGATCTAGTCTCTGATGATTTAGCTTATCGAAGCTTGAGAAAAGATAATAGAAATTCAGGTTTGTTCAACGGAGAAGAATATAATGGTCATATAAATAACAATCACAGTTACTCAGAATTCCCCTTTAGTAAAGATTCACCTTCAAACATCAAAAAGAAACGAGCAGTAAGGTCGTTATCTGCTAACATATTTACTATGATACAGAAAGAGATCGATGACGCACTAAATATGAGTAAGATGGCAACGTTACAAAAAACTCATAGTAATAGCGATGTCATGAAACGCCTCCGCGAAACCTTCGAGAAAAATGACAACGATCAGGACAATCACTATCCTCGTAATAAGGTAAAACAAAGACACAATACTGTCAGTCTTTTTGTCAATAACACCCATGCACCTACCCACCATTTCGCAAAAGacgattcattcattcatagtGACGATAAATACCTTGGTAAGCCTCCATCTTGTGATAAGTCCAAAAGCTCATCTCCATCAAACAGATCACCACAAGCATCCAAACGTTCATCTAAAGATGAGTTTCAACAAGTTCTAAGCATGCTAGCACAGGAAGCTATGGATACCAGTAATAAGTTAGGAGTTGCTTTGGCTGAATTAGATAAGAATAGAAATAATACTGAGAAGAAGTCGGATGTCCAAAGTAGAATCACTGATAGCAGacttaactttttaaatggCTTGACCAACAAATCTTATGAAGAGTCAATGCCTGAAATCAAACACGTCAAAGTGCATTCAGAAGTTATCAGCGAAGCTAAACCACAGAACCCAGTTAACAATATTGAAGAGCAATCGAAAGCCCAGAAAACTGAAGACAGTCTTTTAGCAATATCAGACCAATTACACAAAGTTGAAGACCAACTGAAACATAGTTTTGAAAAGGAATTGAACTTCGACGATGAAAGTTTGAGACTGTCTTCGTATATAGCAAAAGCTGAAGAAGAATTAAAAGCACAAGAATCAGTCGCGGTTACCGATAGTAAGTTAATACCAGATGTCGTCCcactaaaaattcaaaatgatTCTATCAAAGTTGAAAATGTAAATACTACAGAAAATAAGGTTCAAATGGAACCAGTTTTGCCAAAATACAATTCTCTAAACCCTTTCTTAAACTCAGATGACAAGATAAAAGAGATTAATGAAATTAACGCCTTTAAAGAATTGAAAGACGGCATATCCGACTTGATCGCAGGCATATCACAAGTGAACGATAAATTATTTGTTCCAAAAACTTCCAAACCTGAAAGTGAGAAAGCAAACCCAGGGAAGATAACGGGTATTACCGAAGCCAGTGAAAAACTAAGCCAAGTGACTCAAATTGATAGCAAACAAGAAGTTCCTTGTAGGGCTTCGGTTAATCTGTCTATTTACGAAGATGATTTAGAAATTAAGAAGGACGCGGCTGATTCTACTGAATACAACTCGTCAGAGGAGTTGGCCACGATATTTAAGCTAGATGGACCTATGAAAAGGCCTGCAGCGATCACTGAAAGTCAGGATGAGCCTGTGAATGCTGTTCGAGACGATTTAAGCTCGCCTAAGCTGGTGAAGTCGATGAATCAGCAACTGCGAAGGCTCTCAGTGGACCATGGCGATGAATGTGCCCCTAGTCAAAGCTCACTGCCAACTAACGTAGTCCCATGGCGAACTAAAAGGCAAAGTCACAATTCACAAAAAGAAAATCGAG ACAATAACACGCAGTCGAAGCGCAGTTGGCACGACCCAGGCACTTTGATGTTAGCTTGCTCATACACGCTGATGTTCTCCCAACACCTGGCCGACCTGGACTGGCTGACACTGTTGGGCCTCCTCCTGGCTATGGTCACCATCGTCGCCATGCTTATTATTTAG